A genomic window from Clostridium aceticum includes:
- a CDS encoding SHOCT domain-containing protein, whose product MEWGNKSVVYLLSVHILRQLRDRNLITEEEFREINTENKKSFQIAKNQGIHLIS is encoded by the coding sequence ATGGAATGGGGAAACAAAAGCGTAGTTTATCTATTAAGTGTACATATTTTGAGACAGTTAAGGGATAGAAATCTTATTACAGAAGAAGAGTTTAGAGAGATTAATACAGAGAATAAAAAGTCCTTTCAAATAGCTAAAAATCAAGGAATTCACTTGATTAGTTGA
- a CDS encoding recombinase family protein, giving the protein MAKAVILKPTEYKQFNGRSKNEIKRVAAYCRVSTNHEEQLNSYQAQVSHYTALIQNNPEWELIEVFADEGISGTNSKNRPEFQRMITEAKAGKIDLILTKTISRFARNTEDVLKYARMLKGIGVAIEFERERINTLEVSGEVMMTIFSSLAQEESRSISENSRWGIVKGF; this is encoded by the coding sequence ATGGCAAAAGCAGTGATATTAAAACCTACAGAGTATAAGCAGTTCAATGGAAGGTCAAAGAATGAAATAAAAAGAGTAGCAGCCTACTGTCGGGTAAGCACCAATCACGAAGAACAACTTAATAGTTATCAAGCACAAGTATCTCATTATACAGCTCTCATTCAGAATAACCCTGAGTGGGAGCTTATTGAAGTTTTTGCCGATGAGGGGATATCAGGAACCAATTCAAAAAATAGACCTGAGTTTCAAAGAATGATAACGGAGGCTAAAGCAGGAAAGATTGATTTAATTCTTACAAAAACTATTTCAAGATTTGCTAGGAATACAGAGGATGTTTTAAAATATGCAAGGATGTTAAAGGGAATAGGTGTGGCAATAGAGTTTGAGAGAGAAAGAATAAATACCCTAGAAGTTTCAGGGGAGGTCATGATGACCATCTTTAGTTCTTTGGCACAGGAAGAATCAAGAAGCATTTCAGAAAACTCTAGATGGGGTATTGTAAAAGGATTTTAA
- a CDS encoding YwbE family protein: protein MDGTIRKNIKQGIRVRVVQKQDQRSGKLTEGVVIKILTNSHTHPHGIKVMLEGGVVGRVKEVVN from the coding sequence ATGGATGGAACTATACGAAAAAATATTAAGCAAGGTATAAGAGTAAGAGTTGTACAAAAACAGGATCAGCGCTCTGGAAAACTAACAGAAGGTGTGGTTATAAAGATCCTTACAAACTCCCATACGCATCCTCATGGCATTAAAGTGATGCTGGAGGGTGGAGTTGTTGGTAGGGTTAAGGAAGTAGTAAATTAA
- a CDS encoding UxaA family hydrolase: MGNALIINEKDNVAVSIEPITKGTEVSCKMNDGSIITVTALEDIIIYHKLATKDIAKDEPIRKYGQYIGVAACDIKTGQHVHEHNVVSKKKSA, translated from the coding sequence ATGGGTAATGCTTTAATTATTAATGAAAAAGATAACGTAGCAGTTTCAATTGAACCAATTACAAAAGGTACAGAGGTTAGCTGTAAGATGAACGATGGTTCTATCATAACGGTTACAGCTTTAGAAGATATTATTATTTATCATAAGTTGGCTACAAAGGATATTGCAAAGGATGAACCAATTAGAAAGTACGGTCAATACATTGGTGTTGCAGCTTGTGACATTAAAACTGGTCAGCATGTGCATGAGCACAATGTAGTAAGCAAGAAAAAAAGTGCGTAG
- a CDS encoding recombinase family protein produces the protein MINKEEAEIVKRIYQEYLEGKSYQAIANGLEKDKIPTVTGNKKWWNSTVTIILTNEKYYGALLQQKTVTVDFLTHKRVKNQGFADQYFIEDNHEAIIPKEMWDKVQEEKERRALLKNNVKGDRGKYSSKYPFSGKVICGDCGNTFRRRTWNSNNQSKKIVWQCKTYIHQGKDACYMKAVDEDVLKDAFIKVLNDMQENKEGFTKTLLENIEKVLKKRAKGDEIEKIDKNIENIKNELKALVKLQTSGQMDGEVYNEEYIRISQELEGLRKEKAKFERANEAEEEFKDRVKEIIEILDSMDGLLEEFNDEIFNALVEKIEILEPRHFVFVLKSGVRVEINKRLLMMEGVKEKM, from the coding sequence GTGATTAATAAAGAGGAAGCAGAAATAGTAAAAAGAATCTATCAGGAATATTTAGAGGGAAAAAGCTATCAGGCTATCGCAAATGGCTTAGAAAAAGATAAAATACCTACAGTGACAGGTAATAAAAAATGGTGGAATAGTACAGTAACCATAATTCTAACCAATGAAAAATACTACGGAGCATTACTTCAACAAAAGACAGTGACAGTAGATTTTCTAACCCATAAGAGAGTGAAGAATCAAGGCTTTGCAGACCAGTATTTTATAGAGGATAACCATGAAGCCATTATTCCCAAGGAAATGTGGGACAAGGTTCAAGAGGAAAAAGAAAGAAGAGCCTTGCTTAAGAACAATGTAAAAGGAGATAGAGGAAAATACTCCAGCAAGTATCCCTTTAGTGGCAAAGTTATTTGTGGAGATTGTGGGAATACCTTTAGAAGAAGGACTTGGAACAGTAATAATCAAAGCAAGAAAATTGTATGGCAGTGTAAGACTTATATTCACCAGGGAAAAGATGCCTGTTATATGAAGGCAGTAGATGAAGATGTGCTAAAGGATGCTTTTATAAAGGTTCTTAACGATATGCAGGAAAATAAAGAAGGTTTTACAAAGACGCTATTGGAGAATATAGAGAAGGTGCTTAAGAAGAGAGCCAAAGGTGATGAGATAGAAAAAATAGACAAAAATATAGAAAATATAAAGAATGAATTAAAGGCACTGGTAAAACTACAAACCAGTGGGCAAATGGATGGAGAAGTTTATAATGAGGAATATATCAGGATATCTCAAGAATTAGAAGGCTTAAGAAAAGAGAAGGCTAAATTTGAAAGGGCAAATGAGGCTGAGGAGGAATTTAAGGATAGGGTCAAAGAGATTATTGAAATATTGGATAGTATGGACGGATTATTAGAAGAATTTAATGATGAAATATTTAATGCTTTGGTTGAGAAGATAGAAATTCTTGAACCAAGGCATTTTGTTTTTGTTTTGAAGAGTGGGGTTAGGGTAGAAATTAATAAAAGATTGTTAATGATGGAAGGAGTTAAGGAAAAAATGTAA
- a CDS encoding 2-keto-3-deoxygluconate permease gives MIMKFLKKVPAGMMIVPMLIASLINTFVPQIVQIGSFTTAVFTSAGAATAIGIQLFCLGTTLQFKEMPKVFKRGGILLLSKFIIGATIGIAIGKIFGMAGILGLTTLSIISAVTNSNGSVYLSLMNTYGDETDCAAMALLALNDGPFFTLVALGASGLANIPLISLLAAVVPIIVGMILGNIDKDLKDFLAPAGTILIPFVGFALGAGINITNIVKGGPQGILLGVICTFVGGIFILACDRFIGGRPGYAAWAVSTTAGNAVAVPAAVALIDPAWQPYVATATTQVAAATVMTAILVPFITDWWARKYGCPKIPLGDQKSAT, from the coding sequence ATGATTATGAAATTTCTTAAGAAAGTCCCTGCAGGTATGATGATTGTACCTATGCTTATTGCATCACTTATCAATACCTTTGTTCCACAAATAGTGCAAATCGGATCCTTTACAACTGCAGTTTTTACCAGTGCAGGTGCAGCTACTGCCATTGGGATACAGTTATTTTGTTTAGGAACAACATTACAGTTTAAGGAAATGCCTAAAGTTTTTAAACGTGGTGGAATATTACTTTTATCAAAGTTTATCATTGGTGCAACTATTGGTATTGCAATTGGAAAAATATTTGGTATGGCAGGGATTTTAGGACTAACTACATTATCTATAATCAGTGCAGTAACAAACAGTAATGGTAGTGTGTACCTTTCTTTAATGAATACCTACGGAGATGAAACAGATTGTGCAGCTATGGCTCTTCTAGCTCTTAATGATGGACCTTTCTTCACCTTAGTAGCTCTTGGTGCTTCGGGTCTTGCAAATATTCCGCTGATTTCTCTTTTAGCAGCTGTTGTACCTATTATTGTAGGTATGATCTTAGGTAATATTGATAAAGATTTAAAAGATTTCTTAGCTCCAGCTGGTACTATCCTTATACCTTTCGTAGGATTTGCTTTGGGGGCTGGTATCAATATCACCAATATTGTTAAAGGTGGACCACAAGGAATTCTTCTTGGTGTAATATGTACTTTTGTAGGAGGAATCTTCATTTTAGCTTGTGATCGATTTATCGGAGGTCGACCAGGTTATGCAGCATGGGCGGTATCAACAACAGCCGGGAATGCAGTTGCGGTTCCAGCAGCAGTAGCTTTAATCGACCCAGCATGGCAGCCATATGTAGCTACAGCTACAACACAGGTTGCAGCTGCGACAGTAATGACAGCGATTTTAGTACCATTCATCACTGACTGGTGGGCAAGAAAATATGGTTGTCCTAAAATCCCATTAGGGGATCAGAAATCTGCAACTTAA
- a CDS encoding amino acid permease, translated as MNNSKGLKTIEGVYVPTVLTILGVIMYLRLGWIVGNAGIIGALAIIGIAHLITISTTLSMASMLSNIKVGAGGAYSIVSQSLGFEMGGAIGIPLYISQAISVAFYITGFTELWATFFPNHPIKIVALITWVILSGLSIYSTKLAFKVQYFIFVAVVLSIISFITGGSVGESNMQLLGNFQNAGFWQTFAIFFPAVTGILTGATMSGELKNPRKSIIIGTLAAVLTGFITYSGIAVLFSYKAPTQSLLENNLIILDISFSKVAVVAGLMGAVLSSALSTLISAPRTLGALAENRSVPAYGFLSIKGKNGEPKNAIIISSIFSAIVLLLGNLDGLASLLTLFFLTTYGMINLVVFLEQVIGIASFRPSLSISIMIPIVGLIGCLLSMILINKFFTIITFAIIAIIYYTLQKNKIISPWGDVRGGIFHSIAEWAAQKAMAMPYHPKLWKPSIVVPVETPEDFKRITHFIRSFIYPSGRVYYLTIDKNGDKIEDTKQAIKTVLEPLKEENLFAHEVFIEGGTFDSDISVVLQSLSSTFLPPNSIFFTISDDPDKQKKLNNTFDTIRHLKIGLMCLHIHSKYGYGQSKKINLWLRDKSPNNNLAVLSALQISKNWSAKVTLCRIVSSTANIRQVEEELKEFIKDARLPTNTRIMVKCGNFEDVITNESTDLNILGMPTYNDEINFEYIVKIMNLVPSSILFVADSGLENALV; from the coding sequence ATGAATAACAGCAAAGGATTAAAAACAATAGAAGGTGTTTATGTTCCAACGGTATTAACAATTTTAGGGGTTATAATGTATCTTAGACTTGGCTGGATAGTGGGAAATGCAGGGATAATAGGAGCTCTAGCAATTATAGGAATAGCTCATCTTATCACTATTTCCACAACGCTTTCCATGGCATCGATGCTTAGTAATATTAAAGTGGGAGCAGGAGGCGCTTATTCTATTGTTTCTCAATCATTAGGATTTGAAATGGGTGGTGCTATAGGTATTCCTTTATATATTTCTCAGGCTATATCTGTTGCTTTTTATATCACTGGCTTCACAGAACTTTGGGCAACTTTTTTTCCTAATCATCCAATAAAGATAGTTGCTTTAATAACCTGGGTGATATTATCAGGGCTGTCTATTTACAGTACAAAACTTGCTTTCAAAGTTCAATACTTTATTTTTGTAGCTGTGGTTTTATCAATTATTTCTTTTATTACAGGAGGTTCTGTCGGTGAATCAAATATGCAATTGTTAGGAAATTTTCAAAACGCTGGTTTTTGGCAAACATTTGCCATTTTCTTTCCTGCTGTTACAGGAATTCTTACTGGTGCCACAATGTCAGGTGAATTGAAAAATCCAAGAAAGAGTATTATTATAGGAACATTAGCAGCAGTCCTTACTGGATTCATTACATATAGTGGTATTGCTGTTTTATTTTCGTATAAAGCACCTACACAGAGTTTGTTGGAAAATAACTTGATTATATTAGATATTAGCTTTTCAAAGGTAGCGGTTGTTGCAGGTCTTATGGGGGCAGTGTTGTCTTCTGCTCTTTCTACTCTTATAAGTGCACCAAGAACTTTAGGGGCATTGGCTGAGAATAGATCTGTTCCTGCGTATGGCTTTTTATCTATAAAAGGAAAAAATGGAGAACCTAAAAATGCTATAATTATTTCTTCAATATTTTCTGCCATTGTTCTTTTGTTGGGAAACTTAGATGGACTAGCAAGTCTGTTGACATTATTCTTTCTAACGACCTACGGAATGATTAATTTGGTGGTGTTTTTAGAGCAAGTCATTGGAATTGCAAGCTTTAGACCCAGCTTATCTATTTCCATTATGATACCTATTGTTGGTTTGATAGGTTGTTTGCTTAGTATGATTTTAATCAATAAATTTTTTACAATCATCACATTTGCAATTATTGCAATTATTTACTATACCCTACAAAAAAACAAAATTATCTCTCCATGGGGAGATGTAAGAGGAGGTATTTTTCATTCTATTGCAGAATGGGCAGCCCAAAAAGCTATGGCTATGCCCTATCACCCCAAGCTATGGAAACCTTCTATTGTAGTGCCTGTAGAAACACCAGAGGATTTCAAAAGAATTACTCATTTTATAAGGAGTTTTATTTATCCTTCTGGCAGAGTTTATTATTTAACTATTGATAAAAATGGTGATAAAATTGAAGATACAAAACAAGCAATAAAAACTGTCTTAGAGCCATTAAAAGAAGAAAACTTATTTGCTCATGAAGTATTTATAGAAGGGGGAACCTTTGACTCAGATATTTCAGTTGTATTACAGAGTTTATCTAGCACATTTCTGCCTCCTAATAGCATCTTTTTTACTATAAGTGATGACCCAGATAAACAAAAAAAGTTAAATAATACATTTGATACGATTAGACATTTAAAAATAGGTTTAATGTGTTTACATATACATTCTAAGTATGGCTATGGACAAAGTAAAAAAATCAATTTGTGGCTTAGAGATAAAAGTCCCAATAATAACTTAGCTGTTCTGAGTGCTCTTCAAATTAGCAAAAATTGGTCAGCTAAAGTAACTCTATGTAGAATTGTTAGTAGTACAGCTAATATTAGACAGGTTGAAGAAGAATTAAAGGAATTTATAAAGGATGCGCGGCTTCCTACCAATACTAGAATTATGGTTAAATGTGGAAATTTCGAAGATGTTATTACTAATGAATCTACTGATTTAAATATTTTGGGTATGCCTACCTATAATGATGAAATAAATTTTGAGTATATAGTGAAAATTATGAACCTAGTTCCAAGCAGTATACTATTTGTTGCTGATTCTGGACTAGAAAATGCATTAGTTTAA